Genomic DNA from Leptotrichia wadei:
TTTGTCAGCTTCTTCCTTAACTTTTCCTAAATGAGAAAATGCGATTACTCTTCCGCCATTTTCCAAAATATATTTTAAAGTTGGAAGTGCAGCTGTAATTCTATTATCATTTGTAATAACTCCATCTTTTATTGGTACATTGAAATCAACTCTTACTAATACTTTTTTACCTTTTACATCTAAGTCTTTTAAAGTTTTTTTAGCCATTCCGTTATAACCTCCTAAAATTTATTAATAAAATCTCTATTTTTCCACTTGAATTATACCACTCTTTAATCTGATTTTCAAGTGATTTAATATATAATCTCAAAACATTTTTAATATCTGAAGAAATAAGCTATTTTATGCCTATAGAATCAATATTTAACAATAGAATACTATAAAAACTTTATATTTTTTACAATTCTAAAGTTTGTCTCAATTTAATTTTATCAATCTCTGATATTTTTTTTAACGGTTTTGGATTTTTAGAATGCTCAGAAATAGCTTTTTCAAACCAAGTAACGCCAATCCATTTTCCAAATTTATATCCTGATTTTTCAAAAACTGCAATTTTTTTAAATCCAAAATAATTATGCATTTTTTCACTATTTTCATTAGGATAAGTTATAAGTGCGTAAACATTCACAACATTTTGTAACTTCAATATTTCAATTAAAATTTTATATAATTTTTTCCCAATTCCATTTCCCGCATAATTTCCATCTGTATAAACTGAAAGCTCCACATCCCACTGATAAGCAGCTCTGCTCCAAATCCTATGTGCATAGGCATATCCAATAATTTTCCCATCATACGTACAAACAATATAGGGATATTTCTCCAAAGTCTCCCTAATTCTTTCCCTAAATTCCTCAACTGCAGGAACTTCATACTCAAAAGTTATTGTTGTATTTTCAATATATGGCTTATAAATTCCTAAAATTTCTTCAGCATCTCCTTCAGTTGCAAATCTAAAAATTAAATTTTCTTTTTTTAATTTCATTTCCAGCACCTCAATACTTTTAGTTTTTTCTTTATTGAACTTTATCTTTAAGTTTCTTAATTAATGATGACTTTTAAATTTACATAAGACATACTAACACTTTTTCAGATGAATTTCAATAGAATAGATTTTTTATTTACTCTTGACATCCATAAAAAACACGGTATAACTTTATTAAGAAATATTATTAAGAAAAGGATGGTTCGACATGAAAAAAACATTTTTAATTGGTGCATTTTTATTTGCAAGTTTAGTTTCATTTTCTGCGGGAAAAGGAAATGATGTAACAACAAAACCAGATGTCTACTTTTTGAAAAGCTCGCAAGTTGTAAGCAGTTATGACTTATTGCCAGCTCCACCAGCAGTTGACAGTATCGCTTTTTTAAATGACAAGGCTCAGTATGAAAAGGGAAAATTACTTAGAAATACTGAAAGAGGAAAACAGGCATACAACGATGCACGTGTAGAAGGAGATGGAGTACCTCGTGCTTTTTCAGAGGCTTTTGGATACACAATCTCAGCACAGACAACACCTGAAATTTTTAAGTTAGTTACAAAATTACGTGAAGATGCGGGAGATTTAGCAACAAGATCTGCAAAACAGACATACATGAGAATACGTCCGTTTGCATATTTTAAAGAATCAACTTGCCGTCCAGAAGATGAAGCGAGCCTTTCAACAAACGGTTCTTATCCATCAGGACATACTTCAATCGGTTGGGCTACTGCATTAGTTTTAGCTGAA
This window encodes:
- a CDS encoding GNAT family N-acetyltransferase, producing MKLKKENLIFRFATEGDAEEILGIYKPYIENTTITFEYEVPAVEEFRERIRETLEKYPYIVCTYDGKIIGYAYAHRIWSRAAYQWDVELSVYTDGNYAGNGIGKKLYKILIEILKLQNVVNVYALITYPNENSEKMHNYFGFKKIAVFEKSGYKFGKWIGVTWFEKAISEHSKNPKPLKKISEIDKIKLRQTLEL
- a CDS encoding acid phosphatase: MKKTFLIGAFLFASLVSFSAGKGNDVTTKPDVYFLKSSQVVSSYDLLPAPPAVDSIAFLNDKAQYEKGKLLRNTERGKQAYNDARVEGDGVPRAFSEAFGYTISAQTTPEIFKLVTKLREDAGDLATRSAKQTYMRIRPFAYFKESTCRPEDEASLSTNGSYPSGHTSIGWATALVLAEINPARQSEIIKRGYEMGQSRVICGYHWQSDVDAARVVASTVVATLHSNSEFNAQLAKAKAEFQRLSRKK